The Brassica oleracea var. oleracea cultivar TO1000 chromosome C6, BOL, whole genome shotgun sequence genome includes a region encoding these proteins:
- the LOC106297525 gene encoding uncharacterized mitochondrial protein AtMg00810-like encodes MDTITEFKRRMSNKFEMSDLGKLTYYLGIEVCQHEQGITLNQERYAKKILSETKMDECNDVQIPMDQGLRLSKASNEKNIYEKEYRRNIGYMQQPMESHGAALKQILGYLKGSTSYGFMFNQGTEGDLRGFRDSSHAVDEDDGRSTAGHVFYLGDSPITWCSQKQETVALSACEAEFMAATKVAKQAIWLQDLYEEITDQTRERVVVLVDNKSALALTKNPHVPGDEQKTDILTKALGRIKYKEMRELIGVQDVSQVKLKFKGENVGDKLENNLIGKISNPS; translated from the exons ATGGACACGATAACCGAGTTTAAGAGAAGGATGTCTAACAAATTTGAGATGAGTGACTTAGGGAAGTTAACATATTATCTTGGGATTGAGGTGTGCCAACATGAACAAGGAATTACTCTGAATCAAGAGAGATATGCGAAGAAGATTCTGAGTGAAACCAAGATGGATGAATGCAATGATGTACAAATACCAATGGACCAAGGTCTGCGTCTGTCAAAGGCGAGTAATGAGAAGAACATATATGAGAAAGAGTATAGAAGGAATATCGGAT ATATGCAGCAACCTATGGAGTCACATGGAGCAGCGCTGAAACAAATCCTAGGGTACCTGAAAGGATCCACGTCTTATGGATTCATGTTCAATCAAGGAACTGAAGGCGACCTGAGAGGCTTCAGGGATAGTTCTCATGCTGTAGATGAAGATGATGGGCGTAGTACAGCAGGGCATGTATTCTACCTTGGTGACAGTCCAATAACATGGTGTTCTCAGAAGCAAGAGACAGTTGCTTTGTCCGCATGTGAAGCTGAGTTCATGGCAGCAACGAAAGTGGCTAAACAGGCGATTTGGCTTCAAGACCTCTATGAAGAGATCACTGATCAGACACGTGAGAGGGTGGTAGTTTTGGTGGATAACAAATCGGCTCTAGCATTGACAAAGAATCCG CATGTACCAGGGGATGAACAAAAGACTGACATTTTGACAAAAGCACTTGGAAGGATCAAGTACAAGGAGATGAGAGAGTTGATAGGAGTTCAAGATGTTAGTCAAGTTAAGCTCAAATTTAAAGGGGAGAATGTTGGAGATAAACTTGAGAATAACTTGATTGGCAAGATATCTAATCCTAGTTAG